The Hymenobacter sp. GOD-10R genome includes a window with the following:
- a CDS encoding M64 family metallopeptidase: MPDNKSKVIDPGTVDTALHVDRPGPMPSAAPVTDSVTQILSAGPVGSKLNIAVLGDGFAATDQDAYNQKVQQLLIDGVFGHDYFYEDNQAFNIFRVNLISNASGVSTRVYNENGTPDNPKDDSIVSTTMKDTALKYIFSGSWAHCWLEGTADTAALVQAALNKWVPDYDLVVILLNDPRYGGCGGGGFQVVPLGIGWEVLAHEFGHGTGGVADEYCTSNVYSGGEPGAVNVTVNTNRNTLKWRNFINPSTPIPTGTGACAGYTAGPKPAGWSDSQDVGLFEGGGTNGRGMYRPVINCRMRGNSPEFCPICYTTLKNKMHPYTGRTFLKCYAGDFNGDGKSDLLMHNGNSIMICRSNGEQLDVVFSAVERVPGSWQFKPNDRFYVGDFNGDGKDEVAVFNGSDWNMEYLGLLADDGKNGLKLIARYDNTMPNWDFKKDDQFFVADFNGDGKKDLIVFNGTNWSMPYLGMLQCSGTGFSLVRRYDGNFAGWQMTAGDKFYVGDFDGDGKQDLYVFNGDNWSIPYLAMHRSTGNAYTMVKRYDANLAGWNMTKGDKFYPGDFDGDGKTDLYVFNGENWSMAYLAMMTSNGAAVTMTRRYDGNAPGWQMRKSDQHYVAEINGDKKADLFVYNATDWGKEYLGTMVSDGTNLACAWKEDWVGEWNLGSVDHFIPCNFEGAAGKRDLFVHNQNWFGMIKATPTLTLQKLYYKYIHNYRYGRNW; the protein is encoded by the coding sequence ATGCCAGACAACAAGTCCAAAGTTATTGACCCAGGCACGGTAGACACTGCGTTGCACGTTGACCGGCCGGGGCCGATGCCGTCCGCCGCACCCGTGACGGATAGCGTGACCCAAATCCTCAGCGCCGGGCCGGTAGGGTCCAAGCTGAATATTGCCGTGCTGGGCGATGGTTTTGCCGCCACCGACCAGGACGCCTACAACCAGAAAGTGCAGCAACTGCTGATTGATGGCGTGTTCGGGCACGACTACTTCTACGAAGACAATCAGGCGTTTAACATTTTCCGGGTGAACCTGATTTCCAACGCTTCGGGCGTCAGCACCCGCGTGTACAATGAGAACGGCACCCCCGATAATCCCAAGGACGACTCCATCGTCAGCACAACGATGAAGGATACGGCCCTGAAGTACATCTTCAGCGGGTCGTGGGCGCACTGCTGGCTGGAAGGCACGGCCGACACCGCGGCGCTGGTGCAGGCGGCGCTCAACAAGTGGGTGCCCGATTATGACTTAGTAGTTATTCTCTTGAACGACCCTCGCTACGGTGGGTGCGGTGGCGGTGGCTTCCAAGTGGTGCCGCTCGGCATTGGTTGGGAAGTGCTGGCCCACGAGTTTGGGCATGGCACGGGCGGCGTGGCCGATGAGTATTGCACCAGCAATGTGTACTCGGGAGGCGAGCCGGGCGCTGTTAATGTGACCGTTAACACGAACCGTAACACGCTCAAATGGCGCAACTTCATCAATCCGAGCACGCCTATTCCAACCGGCACTGGAGCCTGCGCGGGCTACACGGCCGGTCCGAAACCGGCGGGCTGGAGCGACTCGCAAGACGTGGGGCTGTTTGAGGGTGGCGGCACCAATGGACGTGGCATGTACCGGCCCGTAATTAACTGCCGGATGCGCGGCAACTCACCCGAGTTCTGCCCCATTTGCTACACCACGCTCAAAAACAAGATGCACCCCTACACCGGGCGCACCTTCCTGAAGTGCTACGCTGGCGACTTCAACGGCGACGGCAAGAGTGACTTGCTCATGCACAACGGCAACTCAATCATGATCTGTCGTTCTAACGGGGAGCAGCTCGATGTGGTGTTCAGCGCCGTGGAGCGCGTGCCGGGTTCCTGGCAGTTCAAGCCCAATGACCGCTTCTACGTCGGCGACTTCAACGGCGACGGCAAAGATGAGGTAGCGGTGTTCAACGGCTCCGACTGGAACATGGAATACCTAGGCCTGCTGGCCGATGATGGCAAAAACGGCCTCAAGCTGATTGCCCGCTACGATAACACCATGCCGAATTGGGACTTCAAAAAAGACGACCAGTTCTTTGTGGCGGACTTCAACGGCGACGGCAAAAAAGACCTCATCGTGTTCAACGGCACCAACTGGAGCATGCCCTACCTAGGAATGCTGCAGTGCTCGGGCACTGGCTTCAGCCTGGTGCGGCGCTACGACGGCAACTTCGCGGGCTGGCAGATGACGGCTGGCGACAAGTTCTACGTGGGCGACTTCGACGGCGACGGCAAACAGGACCTCTATGTGTTCAACGGCGACAATTGGTCGATTCCGTACCTCGCCATGCACCGCAGCACCGGCAACGCCTACACCATGGTGAAGCGCTACGACGCCAACCTAGCTGGCTGGAACATGACCAAGGGCGACAAGTTCTACCCCGGCGACTTCGATGGCGACGGCAAAACGGACTTGTATGTGTTCAACGGCGAAAACTGGAGCATGGCGTACCTTGCCATGATGACTTCTAACGGCGCGGCCGTCACGATGACGCGGCGCTACGACGGCAACGCCCCCGGCTGGCAGATGCGCAAGAGCGACCAGCACTATGTAGCCGAAATCAACGGCGACAAGAAAGCGGATCTGTTCGTGTACAACGCCACCGACTGGGGCAAGGAGTACCTTGGTACCATGGTCTCGGACGGCACCAACCTAGCCTGCGCCTGGAAAGAAGACTGGGTTGGGGAGTGGAACCTAGGTTCCGTCGACCACTTCATCCCCTGCAATTTCGAAGGAGCCGCTGGCAAGCGGGACTTGTTTGTGCACAATCAAAACTGGTTCGGCATGATCAAAGCCACGCCCACGCTGACGCTGCAAAAGCTTTATTATAAGTACATTCATAACTACCGCTACGGTAGAAATTGGTAA
- a CDS encoding APC family permease, producing the protein MPEEQGHFQRAITLFDAVMLVTGGMIGSGIFIVSSGIARQVGSAGWLLVVWLLTGFITLAAAVSYGELAAMFPKVGGQYVYLREAYNKLVAFLYGWTLFLVIQTGVIAAVAVAFARFTGVLLPWFSETNVLFQVGPLALPFRDTPYTFQFTTVQLLAIALIVGLTAINTRGVRTGKLIQNIFGSTKLIALFGLIVLGFAIGINSEAVSANFHNMWDAARHTAGQPTVPLSSSALVLAIGMGMVGSLFSSDSWNNIGFSGDEVVNPQRTIVLSMAIGTAIVTALYLLINLMYLMVLPLQGDPQATTLAGRGLMYATNDLVATAVAESFLGPVGAYVLAVLIMISTFSCDNGTILSGARAYYAMAKDGVFFPAMARLNKAGVPGVALWVQCAWGCLLCLSGSYGQLLDYVMFSVVLFYVITIIGIFVLRRTRPDAPRPYRAAGYPIIPLLYVVLASSFCLILLTQPETADFSRRGLVLVALGVPVYFLFGRRFANKTEL; encoded by the coding sequence ATGCCCGAAGAACAAGGCCATTTTCAGCGTGCCATTACCCTTTTTGATGCCGTTATGCTCGTCACGGGCGGCATGATTGGGTCCGGTATTTTCATTGTATCGTCGGGCATTGCTCGGCAGGTTGGGTCGGCGGGTTGGCTGCTCGTGGTGTGGCTGCTCACTGGCTTTATCACACTGGCGGCGGCGGTGAGCTACGGGGAGCTTGCTGCCATGTTCCCCAAAGTAGGCGGCCAATACGTGTACCTGCGCGAAGCATATAACAAGCTCGTAGCCTTCCTCTACGGCTGGACTCTGTTTCTAGTGATTCAAACAGGGGTTATTGCCGCCGTGGCCGTCGCGTTTGCGCGCTTCACGGGTGTGCTGCTGCCCTGGTTCAGCGAAACCAACGTGCTCTTCCAAGTCGGTCCGCTCGCCCTACCCTTCCGCGATACGCCCTATACGTTTCAGTTTACCACGGTGCAGCTATTGGCCATTGCCCTGATCGTGGGGCTCACGGCCATCAACACGCGCGGGGTACGCACGGGCAAGCTCATTCAGAACATCTTTGGCTCAACGAAGCTCATTGCCCTTTTCGGCCTGATCGTGCTAGGCTTTGCCATCGGTATCAACTCGGAAGCTGTTTCGGCCAACTTCCACAACATGTGGGATGCCGCCCGCCACACCGCCGGTCAGCCGACGGTACCGCTTTCCAGTTCGGCGCTCGTGCTGGCCATTGGTATGGGCATGGTCGGCTCCTTGTTTAGCTCTGATTCTTGGAACAACATCGGCTTCTCAGGCGATGAAGTCGTAAATCCGCAGCGAACTATTGTATTGAGCATGGCCATCGGCACGGCTATCGTGACGGCATTGTACCTGCTCATCAACTTGATGTACCTGATGGTGCTGCCTCTTCAGGGCGACCCGCAGGCTACTACTCTCGCGGGCCGCGGCCTGATGTACGCTACCAACGACCTCGTGGCAACTGCTGTTGCAGAAAGCTTCCTAGGTCCAGTGGGCGCCTACGTACTGGCCGTACTCATCATGATCAGCACGTTCAGCTGCGACAACGGCACTATCCTGTCGGGCGCGCGGGCATATTATGCCATGGCCAAGGATGGCGTTTTCTTCCCGGCTATGGCCCGGCTCAACAAGGCAGGTGTACCAGGCGTGGCCCTATGGGTACAGTGCGCGTGGGGCTGCTTACTCTGCCTCTCCGGCTCCTACGGCCAGCTCCTTGACTACGTAATGTTCTCGGTAGTGCTGTTTTACGTCATCACCATCATCGGCATTTTTGTGCTGCGCCGCACCCGCCCCGATGCACCCCGGCCGTACCGAGCAGCAGGTTACCCAATCATCCCGCTGCTGTACGTGGTACTCGCTTCTAGCTTCTGCCTTATCCTCCTCACCCAACCCGAAACGGCTGACTTCTCCCGCCGGGGTCTGGTTTTGGTTGCCCTCGGGGTCCCCGTGTACTTTCTATTTGGGCGACGCTTCGCGAACAAGACGGAGTTGTAA
- a CDS encoding glycosyltransferase family 39 protein, with the protein MKHMDSGVAPGNRTVWWWLALLAVVVGIGLRVWQWSLGTTMFMDELAIVHNVVTRSAGQLVSAPLVEAQVAPPLFLVVEKACWTLFGSSELSLRLPPLLASVVALLLFWPVARHVLDERLVPLALLTFAVGVTFVHYSNQVKQYASDAAVGLLILYLALRLREVKLPSAHFWVLGALAGLVLPFYSQASLMYFAGCGAALVLLAYFDAGRPRLRVTLTVVAAWAVGCVLSLALAQNTLRPIDQAFMHYFWREGMLPLNVHLPIDFTQDLAERWANGLGWPHPASIWVGFTLLGVGLLWWQHREVALLLTAPWVLSTLAALLHQFPLRQRLMDFLVPTLILFVFVAFQAFVRWAWRRSAVLGGVALGLCLLPILYSTTRHNLPPFCVEDAKTLYAKLAQVRRPTDAVYAYYGAGQYLRWYGPQYGLRPASYKLGHCYRHFPGAERNYLKEVDAFRGRRVWLVMMHFDSYEEQDLNAYLSSIGQPGPRITVLARMPDESVGYKVSYAQLYDLTDAKRAARFSAATFPLVPTPERPADEICWSCYGPQAIANNHY; encoded by the coding sequence ATGAAGCACATGGACAGTGGCGTTGCGCCAGGTAACCGCACGGTGTGGTGGTGGCTGGCGTTACTAGCCGTAGTGGTGGGAATTGGATTGCGGGTGTGGCAATGGTCACTTGGCACCACCATGTTTATGGATGAGCTAGCCATTGTGCACAACGTAGTTACTCGCTCGGCCGGGCAGTTGGTCAGCGCCCCCTTGGTCGAGGCCCAGGTGGCGCCGCCTTTGTTTTTAGTCGTGGAGAAAGCCTGCTGGACGCTCTTCGGCAGCTCGGAGCTGTCATTACGCTTACCGCCGTTGCTCGCCTCCGTGGTGGCCCTGCTACTGTTCTGGCCGGTGGCGCGACACGTCCTCGACGAGCGCCTGGTGCCGCTGGCGCTGTTGACGTTTGCGGTGGGCGTCACCTTCGTACATTATAGCAACCAAGTAAAGCAGTATGCCAGCGACGCGGCCGTGGGGTTGCTGATCTTGTACCTAGCATTGCGCTTACGCGAGGTCAAGCTGCCATCTGCTCATTTTTGGGTGCTGGGAGCACTAGCAGGTTTGGTGCTGCCTTTCTACTCGCAAGCTTCGCTGATGTACTTCGCTGGTTGTGGCGCGGCGCTGGTGCTCCTGGCCTACTTCGATGCTGGCCGCCCCCGGTTGCGGGTTACGCTGACGGTGGTAGCGGCCTGGGCGGTAGGATGCGTGCTGAGCCTAGCTTTGGCACAGAACACACTACGGCCCATTGACCAAGCCTTTATGCATTATTTCTGGCGCGAAGGCATGCTGCCGCTGAATGTGCACTTGCCCATCGACTTCACCCAGGATCTGGCGGAGCGCTGGGCCAATGGCCTTGGCTGGCCGCATCCTGCCAGCATTTGGGTGGGATTCACCCTGCTCGGCGTGGGGCTACTATGGTGGCAGCACCGCGAAGTAGCCCTCCTACTGACGGCGCCGTGGGTGCTGAGCACGCTGGCGGCGCTGCTGCACCAGTTTCCGTTGCGGCAGCGCTTGATGGATTTTCTGGTGCCTACCCTGATTCTGTTTGTGTTCGTGGCTTTTCAGGCCTTCGTGCGGTGGGCTTGGCGGCGCAGTGCCGTGCTGGGCGGGGTGGCGCTGGGGCTATGTCTGCTTCCTATCTTGTACAGCACGACTCGTCATAATCTGCCGCCTTTCTGCGTGGAAGACGCCAAGACGCTGTACGCTAAGCTAGCTCAAGTACGCCGCCCTACCGATGCTGTTTATGCCTACTATGGGGCAGGGCAGTATTTGCGGTGGTATGGCCCGCAGTATGGCCTTCGCCCCGCCAGCTACAAGCTAGGGCATTGCTACCGCCACTTTCCAGGAGCCGAGCGCAACTACTTGAAGGAAGTAGATGCGTTTCGGGGGCGACGCGTGTGGCTGGTGATGATGCACTTTGACTCGTACGAAGAGCAGGACTTGAACGCCTACCTGAGCAGTATCGGGCAGCCGGGGCCGCGCATTACGGTGCTAGCTCGAATGCCCGACGAATCAGTAGGCTACAAGGTATCCTACGCCCAGCTCTACGACCTGACCGATGCCAAGCGAGCCGCACGCTTCTCGGCCGCCACCTTTCCGCTTGTACCCACGCCCGAGCGCCCCGCCGACGAGATATGCTGGAGCTGCTACGGGCCACAAGCCATTGCTAATAACCACTACTAG
- a CDS encoding flippase, which yields MIQNTTVVEEDGTVPAATPAPAPPRMRRFAINVASLFSVQIANFLLPLLTVPYVVRIIGPANLGLLNFSQAYVTYFSLLINYGFDMAAVRSIAANRDDKEATSKIFSQVMAGKTLLWVLSTIIFTVVSLSNPEFRQHLFLHVCTYLVCIGTVLSPFWLYQAMEDLGRVAIFNLAVKLIFSLSVLLLIRHAEDYFYQNLAISVSQIAVSVTALYVAMRRFGIRFTWPTRPELLNRFKEDRTIFFSSVMITIYASSNVFFLGLLAPAYNVGIYSAGTRLEGMAETFVGLALNQAFFPIVANAFGQGREQGLRMVRNTFFPLFILMSVVCLGLWVVAPLFIELLYGAKFLGSISVLRIVCVLPLIIGMSNLLGMHTMLNLRMDKAFFMVTAIGSVIGVALNMLLIKKFAHLGAAYALVITELYITLAMYIYLRYKGIEVVKLSHLREAFFFTKTRIQTLLHR from the coding sequence GTGATACAGAACACGACCGTAGTAGAAGAAGACGGCACCGTTCCGGCTGCTACGCCCGCTCCTGCCCCGCCCCGCATGAGGCGCTTTGCTATCAATGTAGCCTCACTCTTCAGCGTCCAGATTGCCAACTTCCTGCTGCCCCTCCTGACAGTACCCTACGTGGTCCGCATCATCGGGCCCGCTAACCTAGGTCTGCTCAACTTCTCGCAGGCATACGTCACGTATTTCAGCCTGCTGATCAACTACGGGTTCGACATGGCTGCCGTACGCTCCATTGCCGCCAACCGCGACGACAAGGAAGCCACAAGCAAGATCTTCAGCCAGGTCATGGCCGGCAAAACGCTGCTCTGGGTTCTCTCTACGATCATCTTCACGGTAGTTTCGCTATCCAACCCCGAGTTTCGGCAGCACCTATTCCTGCACGTGTGCACCTACCTAGTCTGTATTGGTACGGTGCTTTCGCCCTTCTGGCTCTACCAAGCCATGGAAGACCTAGGTCGGGTAGCCATCTTCAACCTAGCCGTAAAGCTGATCTTCTCCTTGTCGGTGCTGCTGCTGATCCGGCACGCCGAAGACTACTTCTACCAGAACCTAGCGATCAGCGTGTCGCAGATTGCCGTCAGCGTCACGGCTTTGTACGTGGCCATGCGCCGCTTTGGCATCCGGTTTACCTGGCCCACCCGCCCAGAGCTGCTAAACCGTTTCAAAGAAGACCGCACCATCTTCTTCTCGTCGGTCATGATTACGATTTATGCCAGCTCCAACGTGTTCTTCCTAGGTCTGCTTGCCCCAGCCTACAACGTCGGGATTTATTCGGCGGGGACGCGCTTGGAAGGCATGGCCGAGACCTTCGTGGGCTTGGCGCTTAATCAGGCATTTTTTCCCATTGTTGCCAACGCCTTTGGGCAAGGACGCGAGCAAGGCTTGCGCATGGTGCGCAACACCTTCTTCCCCCTGTTCATTCTGATGTCGGTGGTTTGTCTTGGCTTATGGGTCGTAGCGCCGCTGTTCATCGAGTTGCTGTACGGGGCCAAATTCCTAGGCTCTATCTCGGTGTTACGCATTGTGTGCGTGCTACCACTCATTATTGGCATGAGCAACTTGCTGGGCATGCACACCATGCTCAACCTGCGCATGGACAAAGCCTTTTTCATGGTCACGGCCATTGGCTCTGTCATTGGCGTGGCACTTAACATGTTGCTGATCAAAAAATTCGCTCACCTAGGTGCTGCTTATGCGCTTGTTATCACAGAGTTGTACATCACCCTAGCCATGTACATCTACCTGCGTTACAAGGGCATTGAAGTAGTCAAGCTCTCGCATTTGCGCGAGGCTTTTTTCTTCACCAAAACACGCATTCAAACTCTACTTCATCGATAA
- a CDS encoding glycosyltransferase family 2 protein yields the protein METVAAVVVTYNRLDDLKKCIETLHQQTHKIDAFIVINNGSTDGTGEWLATQPGLHVINQPNLGGAGGFATGIDTGYKGGYTWLWCMDDDCLAAPDALEKLLASPNLGPCIKNSMSVSVKDHEELAFFVPRPNKEYRKVSDMTSVDLVYGVASFFNGTLIHSDVVKTIGIPDKNLFIWGDEVEYMTRAQKMGFPVVTVPSSVFYHPPSFDRDGIPWPAAWKQYYAVRNQRRVLQNQHGNTIGRMLFATWATKATIQQALAKRKNRFYNFLLFGEAALDSLTNNFRKRPDTILTLRLYKWRNKLA from the coding sequence ATGGAAACTGTAGCGGCCGTAGTGGTCACGTACAATCGCCTCGACGACCTCAAAAAGTGCATTGAGACGCTGCACCAGCAAACCCACAAGATCGATGCCTTCATCGTAATCAACAATGGCAGCACCGATGGCACCGGGGAATGGCTAGCTACGCAACCGGGTCTGCACGTCATCAACCAGCCCAACCTAGGCGGCGCGGGCGGTTTTGCCACGGGTATTGATACGGGCTACAAAGGCGGCTACACCTGGCTCTGGTGCATGGACGACGACTGCCTAGCCGCCCCCGACGCCCTGGAGAAGCTGCTGGCCTCCCCGAACCTAGGTCCGTGCATTAAGAACTCGATGTCGGTGAGCGTGAAGGACCACGAGGAGCTAGCCTTCTTTGTGCCCCGCCCCAACAAAGAATACCGTAAAGTGTCGGACATGACCAGCGTGGATTTGGTGTATGGCGTGGCCTCCTTCTTCAACGGTACGCTTATCCACTCCGACGTGGTAAAAACCATTGGCATTCCGGATAAAAACCTGTTCATATGGGGCGATGAGGTCGAATACATGACCCGTGCGCAGAAGATGGGCTTCCCGGTCGTGACGGTGCCAAGCAGCGTGTTTTACCACCCGCCTTCCTTCGACCGCGACGGTATTCCGTGGCCGGCTGCCTGGAAGCAGTATTACGCCGTGCGCAACCAGCGCCGAGTATTGCAAAACCAACACGGTAACACCATCGGGCGGATGCTGTTTGCCACTTGGGCCACGAAGGCTACGATCCAACAAGCACTTGCCAAACGAAAAAACCGCTTCTATAACTTTCTGCTCTTTGGCGAAGCCGCCCTGGATAGCCTCACCAACAATTTTAGAAAGCGCCCCGATACTATCTTGACGTTGAGGTTATATAAGTGGCGCAACAAATTGGCCTAG
- a CDS encoding alpha/beta hydrolase — protein MNTSRFVLLLSLFLGYVFVGFAQTTQVPTTLDATLNGYQYPYPIAYLPLKLEHQTVRMAYMDVPASGKANGRTVMLLHGKNFFGAYWRGTIQTLTKAGFRVVVPDQIGFGKSDKPAIYYSFHQLARNTKRLLDTLGIRKAVVVGHSMGGMVATRFALLYPDATEKLVLENPIGLEDYRQGVPFQSVDQAEATELKSTEESMRKYHGSYYPNGYPAAHDEWLKPLVAQTRHPDFPKVALANALTFEMIYQQPVCYEFNRVKAPTLLIIGQADRTVVGKGLIKDPKVLATMGQYPALGQRTAAQIKGAKLVPIEKVGHIPHLEAPAKFYQALLAFLG, from the coding sequence ATGAATACCTCTCGTTTTGTTTTGCTCCTGAGCCTCTTCTTGGGATATGTCTTCGTTGGCTTTGCCCAAACTACGCAAGTACCGACCACGCTTGATGCCACGCTCAACGGTTATCAGTACCCATATCCTATTGCCTATTTGCCGCTGAAGCTGGAGCACCAAACGGTGCGCATGGCCTACATGGACGTGCCCGCGAGTGGCAAAGCCAACGGCCGCACGGTAATGCTGCTGCACGGCAAGAACTTCTTTGGAGCGTACTGGCGCGGCACCATTCAGACGCTGACCAAAGCTGGTTTCCGCGTAGTAGTGCCCGACCAAATTGGCTTCGGTAAATCTGATAAGCCTGCTATCTATTACTCGTTTCACCAGCTGGCGCGCAACACCAAGCGCTTGCTCGATACCCTAGGTATTCGTAAGGCAGTGGTGGTGGGGCACAGCATGGGCGGCATGGTAGCTACCCGCTTTGCGCTATTGTACCCCGATGCCACGGAAAAGCTGGTGCTGGAAAACCCAATTGGCCTAGAGGATTACCGTCAAGGAGTACCTTTCCAGTCTGTCGACCAAGCGGAAGCGACGGAGCTGAAAAGCACCGAAGAAAGTATGCGGAAGTACCACGGCAGCTACTATCCCAATGGCTACCCCGCCGCCCACGACGAATGGTTGAAGCCGCTGGTCGCCCAAACCCGCCACCCCGACTTTCCCAAAGTAGCCCTCGCTAATGCCCTAACGTTTGAGATGATTTACCAGCAGCCGGTGTGCTACGAATTTAATCGAGTGAAGGCGCCGACTTTGCTTATTATTGGCCAAGCTGACCGCACGGTAGTAGGGAAGGGGCTGATTAAAGACCCCAAAGTGCTGGCTACGATGGGGCAGTATCCCGCGCTGGGTCAGCGCACTGCGGCGCAAATCAAAGGCGCTAAGCTGGTGCCTATCGAGAAAGTAGGACACATTCCACACCTAGAGGCGCCAGCTAAGTTTTACCAAGCATTACTGGCGTTCTTAGGCTAA
- a CDS encoding LacI family DNA-binding transcriptional regulator — MAKKASITDIAKQLGLSVSTISRALNGHDDISEATKARVWELAKELNYQPNHLAAALRKGRSNMLGLIVPHINGYFFPSVMDGIEAVASKAGFNVMMCQSNEDVRREKKNIEALLNAQVEGILVSMSRTTHEFEHFEKVQQQGIPLVFFDRMPELAHVNAVILDDYQGAYQAVKHLIEQGCTRIAHFAGPQHMNTTRNRHLGYLDALRAHGLPIDEEIVFWLPNSSHASGEAGMKEMLKLEQRPDAIFSSYDFPAAGAMRVLHEHNIRVPEDIAVAGFSNEPFTTLTQPSLTSVDQRGEQMGESAVQLFLQMRKRTENFPAQRIVLKPKLLIRDSSLQLEEKKK; from the coding sequence GTGGCAAAAAAGGCGTCAATAACCGACATAGCAAAACAGTTAGGCCTCTCGGTATCAACTATTTCGCGGGCGCTTAATGGGCATGATGACATTAGCGAGGCAACCAAAGCACGCGTTTGGGAGCTAGCGAAAGAGCTTAACTATCAGCCCAACCATTTGGCGGCGGCCCTGCGCAAGGGGCGTAGCAACATGCTCGGCCTGATTGTGCCGCACATCAACGGCTACTTTTTTCCGTCCGTGATGGATGGTATTGAAGCGGTGGCTAGTAAAGCTGGCTTCAACGTGATGATGTGCCAATCAAACGAGGACGTGCGCCGCGAGAAAAAGAACATCGAAGCCTTGCTCAACGCGCAGGTAGAAGGTATTCTGGTGTCGATGTCGCGCACTACGCACGAGTTCGAGCACTTCGAGAAGGTGCAGCAGCAGGGCATCCCGCTGGTGTTCTTCGACCGGATGCCGGAACTCGCGCACGTAAATGCGGTCATCTTGGATGATTATCAAGGCGCTTACCAAGCCGTGAAGCACCTCATCGAGCAGGGCTGCACGCGCATTGCGCACTTCGCTGGCCCGCAGCACATGAACACGACTCGCAACCGGCACCTAGGTTACCTAGATGCTCTACGGGCCCACGGGCTGCCCATCGATGAGGAAATAGTGTTTTGGCTGCCTAATTCCAGCCACGCTTCAGGCGAAGCAGGCATGAAAGAGATGTTGAAGCTGGAGCAGCGTCCTGATGCTATTTTCTCCTCCTACGACTTCCCGGCGGCTGGCGCTATGCGCGTGTTGCATGAGCACAACATCCGGGTGCCCGAGGATATTGCCGTGGCTGGCTTCAGTAACGAGCCTTTCACTACGCTCACCCAGCCTAGCCTCACCTCCGTCGATCAGCGTGGCGAGCAAATGGGCGAATCGGCCGTGCAGTTGTTTCTGCAAATGCGCAAGCGCACCGAAAACTTCCCGGCTCAGCGTATTGTGTTGAAACCCAAGCTGCTGATTCGTGATTCGTCGTTGCAGCTAGAGGAAAAGAAGAAATAA
- a CDS encoding peroxiredoxin, with protein MLQIGDQAPEFSLKTTTGDTFQLSEQRGKRSIVLYFYPKDDTPGCTAEACSFRDQYEEFQDLGAEVVGVSSDSEAAHQKFTQKHRLPFPLLADAGGQVRKLYEVPRALLGLLPGRVTFVIDKAGVIQYIFNSMSRATDHVAQAKEVLLRLEK; from the coding sequence ATGCTCCAAATCGGCGATCAAGCCCCCGAGTTTTCATTGAAAACTACCACTGGCGATACTTTTCAGCTGAGCGAACAACGCGGCAAGCGCAGCATTGTGCTCTACTTTTATCCCAAAGACGACACGCCTGGTTGTACTGCTGAAGCCTGTTCCTTTCGCGACCAGTACGAGGAGTTCCAAGACCTAGGTGCCGAGGTGGTAGGGGTTAGCTCCGACAGCGAAGCGGCACACCAAAAGTTTACGCAGAAGCACCGGTTGCCTTTCCCGCTGCTCGCCGATGCGGGTGGGCAAGTGCGTAAGTTGTATGAGGTGCCACGCGCGCTGCTTGGGCTACTGCCCGGCCGGGTAACTTTCGTCATTGACAAAGCCGGCGTAATCCAATATATTTTCAATTCGATGAGCCGGGCAACCGATCATGTAGCTCAAGCGAAAGAAGTATTATTGAGGTTAGAGAAATGA
- a CDS encoding TIGR04282 family arsenosugar biosynthesis glycosyltransferase, translating to MHHLLVFARHPELGRVKTRLAATIGPEAALEVYQALVQHTQQAANGLADVAKTVWFAEPASSPDVADVWHGFKQEVQPGGDLGQKMQVAFAAAFHQGATSAVIIGTDCPALTKGHLTDAFQALSTHDLVLGPAADGGYYLLGMKQLHSELFQNKAWSTADVLATTLADAAHLGLRVALLPVLRDIDTAEDLAAWRATEQ from the coding sequence TTGCACCATTTACTTGTTTTTGCGCGTCACCCGGAGCTAGGCCGGGTGAAGACTCGCTTGGCGGCCACCATTGGGCCGGAAGCAGCTTTAGAGGTATACCAAGCGCTGGTGCAGCATACCCAACAGGCCGCCAACGGGCTAGCTGACGTGGCTAAAACGGTGTGGTTTGCCGAGCCCGCTTCTTCACCAGATGTGGCTGACGTGTGGCATGGCTTCAAGCAAGAAGTGCAGCCCGGCGGCGACCTAGGTCAGAAAATGCAGGTAGCTTTTGCAGCAGCCTTCCACCAGGGCGCAACTTCGGCGGTTATTATTGGCACCGACTGTCCGGCGCTGACAAAGGGACATTTGACGGATGCTTTCCAAGCTTTATCGACGCACGACCTTGTGCTCGGGCCGGCCGCCGATGGGGGGTATTACTTGCTAGGGATGAAGCAATTGCATAGCGAGCTGTTTCAGAATAAGGCATGGAGCACAGCCGATGTGCTAGCTACCACGTTGGCCGACGCGGCGCACCTAGGGTTGCGCGTGGCGCTGCTACCCGTGCTGCGCGACATTGACACGGCCGAGGACTTAGCTGCGTGGCGCGCAACTGAGCAGTAG